One window of the Micromonas commoda chromosome 11, complete sequence genome contains the following:
- a CDS encoding predicted protein: protein MRLLALVACLALVRVGVSADGDRTAAEPFNGAVHSDPGADVVDDGMTEPSHAVRWMDVEVNADAFVTRKSWQPPQYHLQDGTYVRMRGWVSTIRAAAVGEAVFRLPEEARPGRGEPWRVTMKGTDREILLGEDGVARLLRDIPADNWLPLAGFAFNSWRAGGADVAPTAELGTGSVTYEEVEVQPPKDEL, encoded by the coding sequence ATgcgtctcctcgcgctcgtcgcgtgcctggcgctcgtgcgcgtcggcgtttCCGCGGATGGCGACCGGACGGCGGCCGAACCCTTcaacggcgccgtccacTCCGAtccgggcgccgacgtcgtcgacgacggcatgACCGAGCCGTCGCACGCCGTTCGATGGATGGATGTCGAGGtcaacgcggacgcgttcgtgaCGCGCAAGTCCTGGCAGCCGCCGCAGTACCACCTGCAAGACGGGACGTACGTGCGCATGCGCGGGTGGGTGAGCACGatacgcgcggcggcggtgggcgaggCCGTGTTCCGGCTCCCCGAGGAGGCCAGACCGGGCCGAGGCGAGCCGTGGAGGGTGACGATGAAGGGCACCGATCGCGAGATCCTgctgggcgaggacggcgtggcgAGGCTGCTGAGGGACATCCCCGCGGATAACTGGCTGCCGCTCGCGGGGTTCGCGTTCAACAgctggcgcgcggggggcgccgacgtcgcgccgacggccgagCTCGGCACCGGGTCGGTCACCTAcgaggaggtcgaggtcCAGCCCCCCAAGGATGAGCTCTGA
- a CDS encoding predicted protein: MSVQGVVLACGGERRFGDLVTQDRPRHMLDLGFNPIVWHALQTLEHGGVKDVRLVARGDHAASRFEAWLREGYDGGCDVQVVAAADDADTADALRAAMPTVNPDAQVLAVISGDLVTDVRLSDVLATHVRGGAVATCLLAKRRAWNGVDMKVGRPPKGAHYVGLANDKLLLMADEEDVDKVLKLRRPMLGRVRDLVVHTDLLDAQLYVLDRAQVKTMLDDKPRMTSLQLDVIPALVRRQFRAQPAGSAGPEQAVQSHVTSETSDDGLMEAVFGVANQGAGHGGGTSTPSPPTTQPCCAHLAPDDAYCARVDTVVPALLEVSREIASSQPGDAAHLNGRKMSKYENFVDPSVVIGGKSTIGPGCVVNAGTQFGEKCSVKRSVVGAGCHVGSGVKLVNCVVMNRATIEDGATVQGSVIGPRAVIGAGASLRECLVEAEFEVEEGDDVRSETLRNKSR; this comes from the coding sequence ATGTCGGTGCAGGGCGTCGTGCtggcgtgcggcggcgagcgtcgcttCGGCGACCTCGTCACCCAGGACCGCCCGCGTCACATGCTCGACCTCGGGTTCAACCCGATCGTGTGGCACGCGCTCCAGACGCTGGAGCACGGTGGCGTGAAGGACGTACGGctggtggcgcgcggcgatcacgccgcgtcgcgcttcgAGGCGTGGCTGCGGGAGGGATACGACGGCGGATGCGACGTGCAggttgtcgccgccgccgatgacgcggacaccgccgacgccctgcgcgccgccaTGCCCACCGTGAACCCAGACGCGCAGGTCCTCGCGGTCATCTCCGGTGACCTCGTGACGGACGTGCGCCTctccgacgtcctcgcgacgcacgtgcgcggcggcgcggtggcgacgtgcTTACTCGCCAAGCGCCGCGCCTGGAACGGCGTGGACATGAAGGTTGGCCGGCCGCCCAAGGGCGCGCACTACGTCGGCCTCGCGAACGACAAACTCCTCCTcatggcggacgaggaggacgtcgacaaGGTGCTCAAGCTGAGAAGGCCGATGCTGGGCCGAGTGCGCGACCTCGTCGTGCACACCGACTTACTCGACGCGCAGCTGTACGTGCTGGACAGGGCGCAGGTCAAGACGATGCTCGACGACAAACCACGCATGACCTCGCTGCAGCTCGACGTCATACCCGCGCTCGTGCGAAGGCAGTTCCGAGCACAGCCGGCGGGGTCGGCCGGGCCCGAACAAGCGGTTCAATCGCACGTCACCTCCGAAAcctccgacgacgggctCATGGAGGCGgtcttcggcgtcgcgaaCCAAGGGGCGGGCCACGGAGGCGGGACATCGACCCCGTCCCCCCCGACCACCCAACCGTGctgcgcgcacctcgccccAGACGACGCTTACTGCGCCAGGGTCGACACGGTGGTGccggcgctgctcgaggtGAGCCGGGAAATCGCGTCTTCGcaacccggcgacgccgcgcacctgAACGGTCGAAAGATGAGCAAGTACGAGAACTTCGTCGATCCGAGCGTGGTGATCGGCGGAAAGAGCACCATCGGGCCGGGTTGCGTCGTGAACGCGGGCACGCAGTTTGGGGAAAAGTGTAGCGTCAAGCGGTCGGTGGTTGGCGCCGGGTGCCACGTGGGCAGCGGGGTAAAGCTGGTCAACTGCGTGGTGATGAACCGAGCGACgatcgaggacggcgcgacggtgcAGGGGAGCGTCATCGGACCCCGAGCGGtgatcggcgcgggggcgagccTTCGGGAGTGCCTGGTGGAGGCGGAGTTCGAGGttgaggagggcgacgacgtccgctcGGAGACGCTGCGGAACAAGTCCCGGTGA
- a CDS encoding predicted protein: MAMKTTIWRPNVRVTLNEYGEVEDTERGGEEVTKQGTKRKRAPPTKGPCEHGVKQRSRCKVCGACPHGKRRSDCKECGGASICEHGRQHSQCKECGGASICEHGRQRSHCKECGGGSICEHGRQRYRCKECGGGSICEHGRERSQCKECDGSGICEHGRRRSMCKECGGGAICEHGRQRPYCKECGGSQICEHGRRRSRCKECGGGSICEHGRQRSQCKECGGASICEHGRQRSYCKECGGSGICEHGRIRSTCKECGGGSICEHGRRRSQCKDCRGERL; this comes from the coding sequence ATGGCGATGAAGACGACGATCTGGCGGCCGAACGTGAGAGTGACACTCAACGAGTATGGCGAAGTCGAGGACACGGAGCGAGGTGGAGAGGAGGTGACGAAGcaggggacgaagcggaagagagcccctcccacgaaggggccgtgcgagcacggggtgaagcaGAGATCGCGGTGCAAGGTGTGCGGtgcttgtccgcacgggaagCGGCGCTCTGattgcaaggagtgcggcggggcatcaatctgcgagcacggtcgtcagcactctcagtgcaaggagtgcggcggggcatcaatctgcgagcacggtcgtcagcgctctcactgcaaggagtgcggtgggggctcaatttgcgagcacggtcgtcagcgctatcggtgcaaggagtgcggtggggggtcaatctgcgagcacggtcgtgagcgctctcagtgcaaggagtgcgatGGGTCTGggatctgcgagcacggccgtcggcgctctatgtgcaaggagtgtggTGGGGGcgcaatctgcgagcacggtcgtcagcgcccttattgcaaggagtgcggtgggtctcaaatctgcgagcacggtcgtcggcgctctcggtgcaaggagtgcggtggggggtcaatctgcgagcacggtcgtcagcgctctcagtgcaaggagtgcggtggtgcatcaatctgcgagcacggtcgtcagcgctcttattgcaaggagtgcggtgggtctggaatctgcgagcacggtcgtatacgctctacatgcaaggagtgcggtggggggtcaatctgcgagcacggtcgtcggcgctctcagtgcaaggactGTCGAGGCGAACGTCTGTAA
- a CDS encoding predicted protein, with protein sequence MFSTVAAKPTTFASSARRSAVSKRRAKLAACPRASAEEIPAESVVTRSDQVSLTRRDALLAALAVPLVMRDAPAFAETKKRAGAAGAAPKTPEESFASLRSDVEALMKKDGDFGPTMVRLAWHSSGTYDKMSKTGGSGGGTIRFKEELAHGGNAGLDKAVARLEPVKRKHPEISYADLFAYVGVVAIETMGGPKLKFSYGRVDEMDPAAVTPDGRLPNADVGDGPGPKERDHLRAIFNRMGFNDQEIVALSGAHALGRCHADASGYVGPWSGTPLLFNNSYFVLLKGLKWAPNDEAAKFQYKDPSGQLMMLPSDIALIEDAKFKKYVDVYAKDQKKFFADFAAAFEKLESLGTSGLTPLSA encoded by the coding sequence ATGTtctccaccgtcgcggccaaGCCCACGACtttcgcgtcctccgccagGCGCTCCGCGGTCTCCAAGCgccgcgccaagctcgccgcgtgcccccgcgcatccgccgaggagatccCGGCGGAATCGGTTGTTACCCGATCCGATCAGGTCTCGTtgacgcgccgcgacgcgcttctcgccgcgctcgcggtgccgCTCGTCATGCGCGATGcccccgccttcgccgagacaaagaagcgcgcgggcgccgcgggcgccgcccccaAGACCCCCGAGGAATCCTTCGCGTCCCTCCGgtccgacgtcgaggcgctcatgAAAAAGGATGGCGATTTCGGCCCCACGATGGTGAGACTCGCGTGGCACTCCTCGGGGACGTACGACAAGATGTCCAAGaccggcggcagcggcggcggcaccatCCGCTtcaaggaggagctcgcgcacggcggcaACGCGGGCCTCGACAAggcggtcgcgcgcctcgagcccGTCAAGAGAAAGCATCCTGAAATCTCCTACGCCGATCTCTTCGCgtacgtcggcgtcgtcgccatcgagACGATGGGCGGTCCCAAGCTCAAGTTCTCCTACGGACGCGTGGACGAGATGGACCCGGCCGCGGTCACCCCCGACGGAAGGCTCCCaaacgccgacgtcggcgacggaccgGGCCCAAAAGAGCGCGACCACCTCCGCGCCATCTTCAACCGCATGGGATTCAACGACCAGGAGATTGTCGCGCTCTcgggcgcgcacgcgctcggtcgatgccacgccgacgcctccgggTACGTCGGCCCGTGGTCCGGAACCCCGCTGCTCTTCAACAACAGCTACTTCGTCCTGCTCAAGGGTTTGAAGTGGGCGCCCAACGACGAGGCGGCCAAGTTCCAGTACAAGGATCCCAGCGGCCAGCTCATGATGCTGCCGAGCGAcatcgcgctcatcgaggaTGCCAAGTTTAAGAAGTACGTGGACGTGTACGCCAAGGACCAGAAGAAGTTCTTCGCGGACTTTGCGGCAGCGTTCGAGAAGCTGGAGAGCCTCGGAACCAGCGGACTCACCCCGCTCAGCGCGTGA
- a CDS encoding predicted protein, with protein MATTPSAATTPSGTPSGTPARPRRPEDAAGNATEVAGARELDSKQPDASEKAAAAYEAMLAYMKAKEEEEKKTEKETETETETEATRGNETSPETSPETRPEDPAKDTAVNGTQPAAAEAHAAEGDETGVPDVGVAEVPGAVGASAAARGGGGEDTAGGNPGSELVVLESDGRSPPVGLALIRGPQLAAGVAAFGCVGLIAAVWAARRATSGPHSSLERGWSSVKLPSGFRAKDNNAGGSEKDVRYRELQMTEEAATEGVGGSSSSSSSNEGRRGGRKKGGRRMTTEEESFYDL; from the exons atggcgacg accccctcggcggcgacgacacccTCGGGTACCCCTTCGGGtacccccgcgcgtcctcggcgccccgaAGACGCAGCCGGCAACGCCACCGAGGttgccggcgcccgcgagctcgactcCAAAcagcccgacgcgtccgagaaggcggcggcggcgtacgagGCCATGCTCGCGTACATGAAagccaaggaggaggaagagaaGAAGACAGAGAaggagacggagacggagacggagacggaggcgacgcgggggaacGAGACGAGTCCCGAGACGAGTCCCGAGACGAGGCCCGAGGACCCCGCGAAGGACACAGCCGTCAACGGgacacagccggcggcggccgaagcgcacgccgccgagggcgacgagacCGGCGTGCCCGacgtgggcgtcgcggaggtgcccggcgcggtgggcgcgtccgcggcggcgcggggcggcgggggggagGACACGGCCGGCGGCAACCCCGGctccgagctcgtcgttTTGGAGAGCGACGGGCGCTCTCCGCCCGTTGGGCTCGCGCTCATCAGGGGGCCGCAGCTGgcggccggcgtcgccgctttCGGTTGCGTCgggctcatcgccgcggtgtggGCGGCTCGGAGGGCCACGTCGGGGCCGCACtcgtcgctcgagcgcggatgGTCCAGCGTCAAGCTCCCGAGCGGTTTTCGCGCCAAGGACAACAACGCGGGCGGCAGCGAGAAGGATGTCAGGTATCGGGAGCTGCAGAtgaccgaggaggcggcgacggagggggtcggggggtcgtcgtcgtcgtcgtcgagcaacgagggacggcgcgggggtcggaAGAAGGGCGGCCGGCGGATGaccaccgaggaggagagctTCTACGACTTGTGA
- a CDS encoding predicted protein, whose translation MSTRLRELIRSVRACKTAAEERALVAKESAAIRASLKDAEAHYSHRNVAKLMYLHMLGYPTHWGQMECVTLIARASFPEKRIGYLGLMVLLDERQEVTMMVTNTIKNDLKHRNHFIAGLALCALGNICTAEMARDVAPEVASLLHSKNSYVRKKAALCSVRIVKKVPDLADEFVPGTSELLSDRHHGVLLCAVTLALELCVLDQAHVTHFRKHVPVLVKILMSLIRAGYSAEHDVGGHADPFLQVKLLRLLAKLGAGDADASDAMSDVLANVASNTDGSKNAGNAILYEAVNAIIGTESVGGLRVLAVNILGRFLGNKDNNIRYVALNTLAKVVAVDTQAVQRHRHTIVECVKDSDVTIRRSALQLVYALVNDSNIKTLAKELLDYLGVADVEFKSDLTRRIAQLITKYAPDRRWHVDTMVELLSKGGSYVAEEEARDFIVLITNSPELQGYAGRALFRAAFESEQHSNRFQLSAVAAWVLGEYGDAVVAQSTRLQGEVHTVIAEADVVKLLESILGDYHAPTAVKQVAITALAKLGTRFKTQTSAVRGAMGKVGTSANVELQQRASEFCGIFDRGPALAVPLLERLPPFVMKSKEALHGVAGRGKHEGTAVHSAPGGGGGTAGGVGDLLGDFAGLDDSVPSSAAAGGTGGGADLLGDLMAGYDATPGYAATPTGASVDPLADLMGGVSMQPTTTATAADPFAGGAAAADPLGDLMGTGAPLLAPQTRPQPAADPLADLMGGIAATPAAPPPMNAAAFDGAPPAATPSFIAFAKDGVEVSFVCAKPDPMDPSKTTVTATTVNRGGVPLLGYVLQAAVPKTMSLSMRAASGDSIPANGTVTQRLDVTNSQHGTKALAMRLRLAWNAGGAAVVEQATVDFPPGL comes from the exons ATGTCGACCCGTTTGAG GGAGCTGATCAGGTCCGTTCGCGCGTGcaagaccgcggcggaggagcgcgccttGGTCGCCAAGGAAtccgccgccatccgcgcGTCCCTGAAGGATGCCGAGGCGCACTACTCGCACCGCAACGTCGCCAAGCTGATGTACCTGCACATGCTCGGGTACCCGACGCACTGGGGGCAGATGGAGTGCGTCACGctgatcgcgcgcgcgtcgtttcCGGAGAAGAGGATCGGCTACCTCGGCCTGATGGTGCTGCTCGACGAGCGACAGGAGGTGACGATGATGGTCACCAACACGATCAAGAACGATCTGAAGCACCGCAACCACTTCATCGCCGGCTTAGCGTTGTGCGCCCTGGGGAACATATGCACCGCCGAGatggcgcgcgacgtcgccccggaGGTTGCCTCCCTGCTGCACAGCAAGAACAGCTACGTCCGCAAGAAGGCTGCGCTGTGCAGCGTCCGCATCGTGAAGAAAGTTCCCGACCTAGCCGACGAGTTTGTGCCGGGCACCTCGGAGTTGCTCTCCGACAGGCACCACGGCGTTTTACTCTGCGCGGTGACCCTGGCGCTGGAGCTGTGCGTCCTGGACCAGGCGCACGTGACGCACTTTCGAAAGCACGTCCCGGTGCTGGTGAAGATTTTGATGTCTTTAATCCGAGCCGGGTACTCGGCGGAACACGACGTGGGCGGACACGCGGATCCGTTTTTGCAGGTGAAGCTGCTCCGGctgctcgccaagctcggcgcgggggacgctgacgccagcgacgccatgtcggacgtcctcgccaacgTCGCGTCCAACACCGACGGCTCCAAGAACGCGGGGAACGCCATCCTCTACGAAGCCGTCAACGCGATCATCGGGACGGAATCCGTGGGCGGCCTTCGGGTGCTGGCGGTGAACATACTCGGAAGGTTCCTCGGCAACAAGGACAACAACATCCGGTACGTCGCGCTCAACACCCTCGCCAAGGTGGTCGCGGTGGACACGCAGGCGGTTCAGAGGCACAGGCACACCATCGTCGAGTGCGTCAAGGATTCCGACGTCACGATCCGAAGGTCGGCGCTGCAACTCGTGTACGCGCTCGTGAACGATTCAAACATCAAGACGCTCGCGAAGGAACTCCTGGAttacctcggcgtcgccgacgtggagTTCAAATCCGATCTCACCAGGCGGATCGCCCAGCTCATCACCAAGTACGCGCCCGATCGCAGGTGGCACGTGGACACGATGGTCGAGCTGTTGAGCAAGGGTGGATCCTacgtggcggaggaggaggctcggGATTTCATCGTCTTGATCACAAACTCTCCGGAGCTTCAGGGTTACGCGGGCAGGGCGCTGttccgcgcggcgttcgagtCCGAGCAGCACTCCAACCGCTTCCAgctcagcgccgtcgccgcgtgggtTCTCGGAGagtacggcgacgccgtcgtcgcccagtCCACCAGGCTGCAGGGTGAGGTTCACACGGTCATCGCAGAGGCGGATGTCGTCAAGCTGCTGGAGTCGATCCTCGGCGATTACCACGCCCCGACAGCGGTGAAGCAGGTGGcgatcaccgcgctcgcgaagctgGGCACCAGGTTCAAGACGcagacgagcgcggtgcggGGCGCGATGGGCAAGGTTGGCACGAGCGCCAACGTCGAGCTGCAGCAGCGAGCGTCTGAGTTTTGCGGGATATTCGACCGAGGGCCCGCTCTGGCGGTGCCGCTGCTGGAGCGGCTCCCGCCGTTCGTGATGAAGTCGAAGGAGGCGCTGCACGGCgtggcggggcgggggaaaCACGAGGGGACGGCCGTCCATTCGGctccgggcggcggcggcggcacagctggcggcgtgGGAGACCTACTCGGGGACTTCGCGGGACTGGACGATTCGGtcccctcgtcggcggcggcgggcgggacgggcgggggcgcggacctGCTCGGAGATCTCATGGCCGGatacgacgcgacgcccggatacgcggcgacgccgacgggcgcgtcggtcgATCCGCTGGCGGACCTCATGGGGGGCGTGTCGATgcagccgacgacgacggcgacggcggcggatccgtttgccggcggggcggcggcggcggaccctcTCGGGGATCTCATGGGCACGGGTGCGCCGTTGCTCGCGCCGCAGACGCGGCCGCAGCCCGCGGCCGATCCTCTCGCGGATCTCATGGggggcatcgcggcgacgcccgcggcgccgcctccgatgaacgcggcggctttcGACGGAgcaccgcccgccgcgactccGTCGTTCATCGCCTTCGCCAAGGATGGGGTGGAGGTTTCGTTCGTCTGCGCGAAGCCCGACCCGATGGACCCGTCCaagacgacggtgacggccACGACGGTGaaccgaggcggcgtccccTTGCTCGGGTACGTGCTGCAAGCCGCGGTGCCCAAGACGATGTCGCTGTCGATGCGGGCGGCTTCGGGCGATTCGATACCGGCGAATGGAACGGTGACGCAGAGGCTCGACGTGACGAATTCGCAGCACGGGACGAAGGCGCTGGCGATGCGGCTGAGGTTGGCGTggaacgcgggcggggcggcggtggtggagcAGGCGACCGTCGACTTTCCTCCCGGATTGtga
- a CDS encoding predicted protein, whose product MPSRFGVRKIFAAFGTAFVLLSSQPVAAHRASNSASTIRTLLGEEDHAHAKVKGPQCACLADAQGWKIDCADSAAMSAALTYLETAGNNCKTKSHSTECEKNYNIISAHHDHCDHDQVPEEIEKEIHEFEGYYTNCDIKRKYYTLGGECAAIECHDASAELTTAIADLAANQCDVAANCASKSKCYETYRKILMAHDTCDDDDLPTTLEKALHDYEEACDAKRCNTVSADAAALSLTCQSSGAAATRTAGALLLAAIAVATTLVAA is encoded by the coding sequence ATGCCCTCCCGCTTCGGCGTCCGCAAGATCTTTGCCGCCTTCGGCACCGCCTTCGTCCTCCTCTCTTCCCAGCCCGTggccgcgcaccgcgcgtcgaattccgcgtcgacgattaGAACCCTTCTCGGCGAGGAAGATCACGCCCACGCCAAGGTGAAGGGGCCGCAGTGCGCCTgcctcgcggacgcccaGGGCTGGAAGATCGACTGCGCCGACTCGGCCGCCATGTCCGCCGCCCTGACCTACCTCGAGACTGCCGGCAACAACTGCAAGACCAAGTCCCACTCGACCGAGTGCGAAAAGAACTACAACATCATCAGCGCGCACCACGACCACTGCGACCACGATCAGGTTCCCGAGGAGATCGAAAAAGAGATCCACGAGTTCGAGGGGTACTACACCAACTGCGACATCAAACGCAAGTACTACACGTTGGGCGGAGAatgcgccgccatcgagtGCCACGACGCATCCGCCGAGCTCAccaccgccatcgccgacctcgcggcgaatcagtgcgacgtcgccgcaaACTGCGCGTCAAAGTCGAAGTGCTACGAGACGTACCGAAAGATCCTGATGGCTCACGACacgtgcgacgacgacgacctgccAACGACGCTCGAGAAGGCCCTCCACGACTACGAGGaggcgtgcgacgcgaagcGTTGCAACACGGtgtccgccgacgccgccgcgctctcgctGACGTGCCAAtcgtcgggcgccgcggcgacgcgcacagctggcgctctcctcctcgcggcgatcgccgtcgcgacgacgctcgtcgcggcgtga
- a CDS encoding predicted protein, which produces MFLGGGGTSPVRSRLGGSGLRSPPPTRGGGGMLSGGPARGEWDGRCAVSSYRRDSRKRREEIQRSRARGLGGTHSARRSCPGARLSATARPGTGGARDRRAPPWMGRNASPSRACLLRVGRARHPTAFALGVGGIK; this is translated from the coding sequence ATGTTtctcgggggcgggggcaccTCGCCCGTGAGGAGCAGgctcggcggctccggcctccgttcgccgcctccgactcGTGGGGGCGGCGGTATGTTGTCAGGTGGTCCTGCGCGTGGAGAATGGGACGGAAGATGCGCGGTCAGCTCGTATCGACGCGACTCTCGGAAGCGCCGAGAGGAAATCCAACGGAGCCGAGCGAGGGGTTTGGGCGGCACGCACTCGGCACGACGAAGTTGCCCGGGAGCCCGGCTATCTGCGACGGCCCGGCCGGGAActggcggcgcccgcgatcggcgggcgccgccatgGATGGGTCGTAacgcgtcgccatcgcgcgcgtgcctcctccgcgtcggtcgcgcccgtcacccGACCGCTTTCGCGTTGGGCGTCGGGGGAATTAAATAA